GGAACCCCACGAGGCAGTCACTCTTCTCATCACCATGTTGCACATGAGaattctgaggcacagagtggttaAGTTCTTTGCTCTAGGTCACATAGTGATTTCTTCAGACACAGTAATGAATTATTATTCCACACTCAGGAGGACGAAGGAtacataagaaagaaaatcttacagATTCTCTTAGCACCAGATACTAATGAAGTCAAAAGTATCTAGGgtcttggggcagctgggtggttcattctttaagcatctgccttctgctcaggtcatgatcccagggtcctgggattgagccccacctcgggctccctgcttagcgggaagcctgcttttccctctcccactccccttgcttgtgttccctctctctctttcctctctctgtcaaataaataaataaaatctttttttaaaaaagtatctagGGTCTTGGTCACAAGACATGATCTTAACACCAGGTGGTTTTTGCAGGAATGATCACTAGTGGGAGTCACCTATGGACAGGGCTCTTCCAGATGGGCAAGTAGAGTCAGGGTAGCAGGCTGTGATGCCAGACCCTCAGGCAGTCACACCTGTTCTCCTCTCCATATTCTTTGGATGATTTATCAAGTTCACCGGAGAGGATGATCCCTTCAAAGAGACAAAGCACTTATACACACAtattcacatgcacacacacatacaatccAGATTAGTAACTTCACTGAACTGGAATATCATTCCCCATGTGGTCTTCTATCAGACATGCCTGGTTTTAACCAATCTCTCCCTCACTGCCAAGGATCAGCACTCTTCATTAGTAGCATAATGGATTTCCACTTCCATAATGTTATAAAATGGATCTTAAATTAGCAGTACCTTTTTCCATCCATCTGACTAGAGTTTGTTGACATTTACTTCTAAAAGCATTCAGACAAGCCCGAGAAATACTGCAAGAGATCAGCTCAGAGTGTCTCTGGCTTTGACTGCCATAGACAGACCCCAGGCTCTAGCATTGATGCCaaggggggtgtgggggtgaggggaactgtgggggggggggggtcatgaCTTCCATGTACAGTGCATGTCCACATTGAGGAAGTGATGCTGAAACTGAGAAAGGTGTTCACTGCCACACTGAAGGTCCCCACCCATGGGTAGGAGCTGACGGGCAGGTGTGGCTATAGAGAGCCTAGGTTTCTTTGAGTCAAGTTTCCGGACTCAAGTCCCAACTTAGCCATTTGCTCTCTGTGTGATCATAAGTTATGGAATTGCTCTGAGCTCAGTTGTTTTGTTTCAGcgataagaataataaaaacattgaCCTCCCATGGCTGTCGTGATAAGTAATCACGTGAAATATGTTTCTAGGGAAGAACCTTAAACAGGTGTGACTCAAAAATGTTCATTCTTTCATCCCCCCTGAAGACCACAAGTATTCAGAAAGCCTcctgtttgaatttttttcaggcttatgtccaatgattttgtttttaaattgccGTCCACTCTTGGGGAGCCTTACTGAAATTCTTCAGAGCTTTGATCAATATTAAACCATCTTAAAGGCCAATGAAGGCCTGTTAATTAGTCTGTGCTTTGAGGCCTTTGAAAggctgagggtggggagaggatcATGTCCCATTAAAATCAGGAACCACTGTTACTTAACATTGTTATGGAAATTCCAACCAAAGCCACAAGGTGGGAAAAACAAAGGAGGAATATGAACAAGGAAGTTATAATGTCAGCCCTATTTCACAGCTAATGTGATTATTTAAAAGTcctaaaggaaattattttaaaaaatcagtagggtgaccagtttaaaaaaaaaaaaagtaatttgctTTCCTACATACCAACCATTGTTCAGAAAActcattagggaaaaaaatatctcatttgcttaacctcagaaaaaaaacaaaaccagatagataaaaacaataaaaaaatgtgtGAGACTGAGAACTAAAAGAACAACAATAAGTACAATAAGTACACAGATCAGGTTCCCAAATAATGAACACTTGATACTGTAAAGTtatcaattctccccaaatttattTATGAATGTAATACAATTCCACTcaaaattatatctttataagTAATTAACCAAATGATCCTAAGGTTTATCTAATAGGACAGAAGGCTCTAACAGACAAGACCTATTTGGAAATGAATAATGAAAGAGCCACATAATCAGACAATCCGCATAAAAGACCTAATACATCCAAATAGTGAAAAGAGTGTTTCTGGCACCAAATCAAGAGATTTAGAGGTGTGGAATGTAAAGGACACAAACAGAATCAGCAATACTAAATATTATATAACAAAGGTGATGCTATTCACccatttatagagaaaaaaaaggaaatgcactTATGCCATATCAAACTGAATTAAAAAGGATTAGAGATTTATATGCATGAGATATTGAACCACACAaataccaaaatatatatataaacattcatGCAATTTGGGGTGTGTAGGTCCTTATTAAATGGAACCCCAAGGCAATGACAGTGTGGGCTTTAGGGCAAAAGGGCACAGGATCGAGTCTCAGCTCTGCCACGCACAGAATAGCTTCAGGTGAGTGACCAAGACTTGCCAAGcctctgtttgctcatctgtaaaatggggattatatAAACCTATACCTTGTgaagttgtgagatcaagcaaACATATGTAAAGCGCTTGGCCTAAGGAAGGCTCAGTTATCATTGACTCTTATCTCACACTGGTTATgtgtaaagaaaataaacttccGGAATGCAGAGGCCATTTTCTTCCCGATATTTTGTCCCTTGGCAGGGGGTTGCTgacaataagggaaaaaaaagcatcaaaGAATTGGACCATATCATGCATTATTTGATCTAGGCTGGAAAATGAGTATTTCTTTCATTCAGAAGTACCGTGAGGGCTGGCGCCTAAGACAAAGGGGTTGGGGTCACAGCTCACTGGTTTTACTTGGGATGGTTTTGGAGTTTAACAGGCCTCTCTGAGCTGACTCATTAGGAGAAGGTCCAGCTTGCATCTGGGAAGGTGTTCAAGGGTGCAGGGAAATGGACTCTGCTTCTTCAAAGGCAGAGAGGTGTGAATTACTGTAAACCCATTTTACTCAGGGACATCTAAACGCAGAGTCCAGTCACATAGGTTGAAGGCCTGGGGCCAGCAAGAGAAGTGCAGGGCCCCGTGATTATCCTCCAACTTCAGCATCTGCCAAAAGCACTAAGACTCACAGAGTAGAAGGAGGAAAATGTGGGAGTCGCAGTGTTACACTGCGAAGATAATGTGGAAGCATTCTGGGAGCCAGTGTCTACACAGCCCACACATCCACGAGTTTGTGCACGCTAGGTCATCTGAAGGGCTTCTCAGTCTTCCGTGGAAGCTGGCCAGTTCAGGTATCAAGACCTAAAGAGAAATTTCTAAGAGAAATCTCCCCTCCCCCGGTCTGCTGGTTTCACGTTAACGCCACCCAAGATCGACGAGGACCAAACGTTAAGATCTTTAAACCAAAATTCAAATGCTCTACCTAGCGTGGGAGTTCCACTTCAAGTTTCTTAGATCTCAAATTTGTGGTTTCAGGTTCTGATGACTAAACCCTTCATCTTGAAATTTGCCCACACTTTCAACCCAGTTACCTTTAGAAGATGTGTTTACCAAATCCCCAGCAGTGCCTGCAGGAAGGCACTGGCTTTTTATTACAGTTTAATGGCTAAGGGGATATAGAAAAATTCCACATCTTGCAACTTTAAACATGATCATCCACCTCCCTTCTACaactattttcattatttgcccattgccattttttttttttaagagagggaaaaagtggggcagggggagaggaagagagagaatcttaagcaggttccacacccagcatggaattCAACATTGGGTTCAATCTCAGGATCTTCaaatcatgactgagctgaaaccaagagtctgacacttaagttgaatggactgagccacccgggtgccccttcaaaactagttgtttttcttttttttttttctttttttgaaagattttatgtatttgagagagagtgagagaagagagcaggagTGGCGAGAAGAGAGCAGGAGTGTCGAGGAGAGGtagatggagggagaagcagactccccactgagcagggatccagatgcagggctctatcccaggacctttagatcatgacctgagctgaaggcagatgcttgactgactgaaccacccaggcgcccctctaaaacTAGTTTTATTAATGACTACATAATAATCTGTTGCAGTAAGTGGACTATGATTTATCCAAAGTCTCCTTCACTGTCAAACATTTAAaccctttccatttctttatttctctccatCATGAAAATGAGGCCGCAAAGAACATCCTGGTTTGGTTTGGGGGACTTCTTCCCCTTAGGGTAAATTCCTCGGAGTAGAACCCCTGGGTCAAAGCCATGTGTATCTCATGCTTGTAACATGCTTGCACATGTTCTGTGCAAGACTTCCTAAACTTACTGAACCCAGTTATGTTGTATCCAGAATGCATAATTGCTCCAGGGTCACTCCAATCTCACCAGCACTGGGGgtcatcatttacttttttttttttttttttgatgattaaAATGACATTCCAAACTTcaatctattttctattttttaaaaaaatattttatttatttatttgacagaaagagagatcacaagtaggcagagaggcaggcggcggggcggggggggggggggaggcaggctccctgctgagcagagagccccatgcggggctccatcccaagaccctgggatcatgacctgagctgaaggcagaggatcaacccactgagccactcaggttcccttCACTCTATTTTCTAAAGAAGCTtctctaggggcatctgggtggctcagtcagttaagggtcagactctgggtttcagctcaggtcatgatcgccgTGTCATaggatcaaaccctgtgttgggcaccctgctcacagggagtttgcttctctctctctccccctgccccttttccctgctcattctctctcacaaataaataaataaaatcttaaaaaaaaaaaagaagcatctcTAATTCTAGTTGTTCATTTTCAATTCCACTTTGCAAcagtcattaaaattttaaactggtGAATGTAAAACTCTGCTTGTTTCCATGGAGGGTATACATTACATTTTACAcagtaaaaattaaagattttgggggtaggggtgggggcagggaggagggctcCTCTCCTTCTGACTCCAGGAATTGTGAGAGAAGAGTCAAATGTCACAGAAGGAAGCAGTCATGCTTATGGGTTCCTATCTTTCCCATCCAGGTTTTGACCAGAGTTGGGGGGTATGAAAGCCTGTTTGATAAATTGAGGGGGACCCTTTGAGAGGATGTCTTTTCTGCAAGTCGCTTCCTTACCCTCATGGGTAGCCAGCATGGTTAACTGGTGGTCaggcagaaaaataatttagtttGTACCCTTGAGTGTCCCTTAGTGTacctggtgaggatgtggagtcaAGGAGCAGTATGTCTGTCTAGGTTCCTGCCAATTCTGAAGATGCTCAGCCTGGGCCAGCAGCCTAATGATGTGGCAGGAACAGAAACAGTCCTCCATTCCAGCCAGAACTGGAGAGGTCGCTATGCCCAGGCAGGATGGAGAATGAATGGATCATGAGGCCATTAGCTACAAAGTAGCAGATGCCAACCAAAAGTTCGGGTTGGTATGGGGTTGTCCTTCCTCAGCAGACACCAGCCTCATAAACAGGACCAACAGGAGACCAAGGCACCTTCTTCCCACTCTGCCCGTGCTTGCCCTTCCCCCATATCTCCCCTGTCATCTTAGAAAGGACTAATGAGAAAAGATCAGAAACCCAAATAAATAAGCTGGCAACGTAAAGAGGATGAGCAAAACCATAATCACCCTTCAAATGAATGGTTCAGTCTAAGTTTACACCCCTTTGGACTAAACTCTGAATCCTCTTTCCAACTTCCCAGCGGAAAGTTGGTAAGATCCAAACTGTTTTGGAGACTAAAGAAATTTCATTGCATGCACAGCTGGGTGGTCCTGTGAGTGATTTTAGTGAACCAGCTGAAGTCATATGAACTCATTTTCTGGGTAAAATGTGTATCCGTATATGCATATCTGCATAGAGAAATGTTACTAGTAGTAGACTGCATGGGGGAATTTGGGGTggtttttacttttatgttttttgcCTCTTTATTATTGGTGCTGTCTGTCTGCTTACTCTTATTGTACcatatttccaaaatgaaaaaaaaaaaaagatttttaagaacttACTTCAAACCTCTTAACTATTTCACACTGAAATAGTCATTTTGATTTGGACTGAAAACCATTTCAGTTTTCATATCACTGAACCCACGTAACTAGTAGTCAAGGACTTGGCTTCTTGGTTTCCCTGTTCATTGCACTCTAGAGCCCCCAAAAAGATTCTGTAATTTTCTCGTGGTCATGTTGAAAGTGACACATGAATTCAAGACATGATCATCAAGTTAAACAAAACcttagtgatatatatatatatatatattttttttactttgactTGTTTTTAGATCTGtctcagagaaaagggaagataatagaaataattaagTGGAGAGTATTATACTTTTGCTCTCTGGAGCAAGtagttctgttctttttttttctttagtgactAAAGTTTAGAGAGGGACGCTCTCTGTGATTGTAACTATGTAACAGACAAAATaatgggtgtttgtttttttcctcaacGACTGTGGATTATACCATTAGTAATAAGAATGCTGATAAGATcatagaaatcagttgttttcaaTCCTGTCTTCCACCACAAAAGCCTGGATGTGTTACTGATCAGTGGGATGTATTAGGACAGAGCCATTGAAATAGATCAGGTTCTATCCAAGAGACCTGACTTCCTtactaattttatataaaatggctTCTCGTTGCTTTTCTTTCAGTCCCATTTCCTACcagttttacagttttttttttttaaatcttatttgatCCTGAACATAACTTCAAGTGGTATCAAGATCTGCATTTTGGGGATGAGTAAATGAGGCTCAAAGTTAAGTTCTCGTCCAAGTCCTACAGCTGGTGAGAGGAATGGCTGGGAACAGCTCCTGCCCCTGTCCATTCTCACTTTGGCTACACAGGACACTGACAGGTGCTGACCACGTGGGGGGTGGAGAGGCGGTCCCAGTATTTTATTAAGAAGCAAAGATAGTGCCTTGCCTTTGGCTCCAATTATTGCATTTCTAATACTTACCTCAAGAAATGCCCACTGACAGATATTCATGTCTTCACACTTGTCCCTTCCTCAGAGGAAGTCAGTAGAACGTCTTCCAAGGAAACAGTGCAGGGACTCACTGCCCTCTGCGGAACACCTTCTTCTCCAGTAAAGTCTGTAATCTTAAGAAAGGCAGCCACTGGACCTAGGGATCCCAGTCTAAAAGTTATCAAATCCGCTAAGAAATTCCATTGTCCTATCCCTCCCACTCAGTCCCTTTATGAAGGAGGAACTCCAAGGTGTTTGCTGTTGGCACAGGACTGGCTTATCTCAGCATCATCAGGAGCAGGTAAAGGGCAGGAGCCTAGGTTACTGGTGCTTAGAACTGTAATTGTCACACTAGTTAATTATAATTACAATGATGAAGTCTTCAAAAGTTGAACTTAAAAACCACTGCACTAGAATCTAGTAAGAAAAGAATTGTTCATAGATACTGAAGACCTAGCCTGAACTTGTATATTTACTTCTTAGAGGATTTGGGGTAAATTACTAAATTTCTTGAAAGTTCAATTTCCCCATCAGCTATGATGAACAGTGCCTTGTTAAGGGGCCACACAGAGGGGAAGTTATTTGTAATAATAAcaatcactattattattattagcgtTTAGTTTTTAAATAGGGAAGATGCTTTTGGAAATCATATATAAACTATGAAACATAAAACTCAAAATGCCTGAAAAGATACAGCAATAATAACCAGTATAATATTATTGTTCTCATTCCCCAGCCTGCTTTTTTCTGGCTTTGTATTTCCTCCCTCCTAATGCTTGCAGAAGTCAGCATCCCCATTCTTCACCACCGTCCAtcgcatttctttttcttttcccatatgAGTCGCGCTGACTTTCAAAACTTCACATCTTTCATTCCTGACACCTCGCTCCCCCCACTCTCCAACATACCTTTGAAATACATGCTGAAGAAACTTTAAATGTCTAGGCTGTTTAATCACACGTAATTTGGTGGCCGAATGGGTAAATCAGTGGGTGTGGCTCACTAAGGGTTATCGTGCCTAATTGTGCGGttggtgtttgttgttgttgatctATCTATCACAGGAACAAAATAATGGAGACCCTCACGGCCGTGATGAAGAGCATGGATGAGTCTGTTGAGGCCACAGCGTTCGACTATGAGGGTTCGGTGCCATGTGAAAAAGTCAACatcagggagctgggagcccagttcTTGCCCCCGCTCTACTCCCTAGTGTTCGTGGTTGGTCTGCTGGGcaatgtggtggtggtggtcatccTCACAAAATATAAGAGGCTCCGGATTATGACCAACATCTTCCTGCTCAATTTGGCCATTTCTGATTTGCTCTTTCTAGTCTCTCTGGTATTCTGGATTCACTATGTTATGTGGAATGAGTGGGTTTTTGGTCCCTTCATGTGTAAACTCCTCTCTGGGCTTTATTACATGGGCTTATACAGTGAGATCTTTTTCATCATCCTGCTGACCATAGACCGGTACCTGGCCATCGTCCACGCCGTGTTCGCCCTACGAGCCCGGACTGTCACTTTTGGTGTCGTCACGAGTCTTCTAACCTGGGGCCTGGCAGGGCTAGCAACCATCCCTGAATTTATCTTCCACGAGTCCCAAAAGGAGGCCTCCCAACATGTCTGCTTGCCTCTTTACCCCAAAAACCAAGAAGATAGATGGAAGCGTTTCCATGCCCTGAGAATGAATATCTTGGGTCTTGCTCTGCCTCTGCTCATCATGGTGGTCTGCTACTCTGGAATTATTAAAACACTGCTGAGATGCCCCAGTAAGAAAAAGTACAAGGCCATCCGGCTCATTTTTGTCATCATGGtggtctttttcattttctggacACCCTACAACCTggtcctcctcctctctgcttttCAAACAATCTTCTTTGAGACAAACTGTGAGCAGAGCAAACAGCTGGACGTGGCCATGCAGGTGACAGAGGTGATCGCCTACACGCACTGCTGCGTCAACCCCATCATCTATGCCTTCGTCGGGGAGAGGTTCCAGAAGCATCTCTGCCACTTCTTCCGCAGGCACGTGGTCACCTACCTGGGAAAATACATCCCGTTCCTTCCCAGCGAGAAGTCAGACAGAGCCAGCTTCTCTGTATCCCCATCAACAGGGGAGCAGGAattctcttttgtattttaagaCAGATGTGGAAAATGACCTAATGTGCTGGACCCAAGGAGCAGAAGCATTATGTCGATCACATTGACCTCAACGCCAGCCCT
The sequence above is a segment of the Meles meles chromosome 20, mMelMel3.1 paternal haplotype, whole genome shotgun sequence genome. Coding sequences within it:
- the LOC123932061 gene encoding C-C chemokine receptor type 3 produces the protein METLTAVMKSMDESVEATAFDYEGSVPCEKVNIRELGAQFLPPLYSLVFVVGLLGNVVVVVILTKYKRLRIMTNIFLLNLAISDLLFLVSLVFWIHYVMWNEWVFGPFMCKLLSGLYYMGLYSEIFFIILLTIDRYLAIVHAVFALRARTVTFGVVTSLLTWGLAGLATIPEFIFHESQKEASQHVCLPLYPKNQEDRWKRFHALRMNILGLALPLLIMVVCYSGIIKTLLRCPSKKKYKAIRLIFVIMVVFFIFWTPYNLVLLLSAFQTIFFETNCEQSKQLDVAMQVTEVIAYTHCCVNPIIYAFVGERFQKHLCHFFRRHVVTYLGKYIPFLPSEKSDRASFSVSPSTGEQEFSFVF